The window agagacaaaaaaagtttcaaacctctccgaccatcatcatatgtcagTACATGATGCAACTAAGCCGTTAAAGAAAGAGCAACGtagatttaaaacataaaagctGGGGTCATCGTACAAATCAACTGCGAATTTATTAGGTGTCCTGAGATAAAAGGCAATCACGTCTGCTGTATCAAGCCTCTTCCAGAGCTTTTTTAATGTCTTTCTGCTTATTACCCGCAAAACATGAAACCAACAtcacaaataatagtataggaTAAGACGATTTGAATACGTAAAGAATGAATGCATACCTCGATTGATAGCGGTGTAGCCATCGTACCGTAACGATCAATCACTATGCCATCTTTGCTGACCAAGAATTTGGTGAAGTTCCACTTAATTCTGGAACCAAGAAAAGTGGGCTTGCTTGCCTTAAGGAACTTGTAGAGTGGTGCTGCGTTTTGACCGTTTACACGTACCTAATCCCACATCAACCCACACTTGGTCATATATATAAGCCATTATCAATCAATCAGCGGGCAGCTGTTGAAGGACATATTGATTTTGGGACGTTACACTTGATCTAAACATACCACAATCAAGTCGTACATACCTAACATAACTAAAAGATGAATAAAACGTGAGGAGGAGCCCCTATATGATTAAGAAACCACCGgaaatgaaaagaaagaaagaggatATTTTATAGACATACCTACCTTTTGGAAAACAGGGTATTCGGCCTGAAACCGCGTACACGCAAACTCATGAGCCTCTTGACTCGTGCCGGGCTCTTGGTAAAGAAACTGATTGCAAGGGAACGCCAAGATCTCAAACCCTGATATACATAATATGATACATACAAAAAGAACGAACATGGCTTGCAACTGCATAACAAAAACCCTaacttaatttaataaataaaagacCTTGGTCCTTGTATTTCCGGTAAAGTTCGGTGAGCTGGGTATAATTGGATTCGGTGAAACCGCTGTTTGCACAATCCAGAAGATTAACCTATCAATCGCTAATAAATTAAAgatagagaagaaaaaaaatgagacGAACCATTTGGAAGCGACATTGACAAGGAGGAGGACTTTCCCTTGGTATATGCTCAAGTTCACGTCCTTGCCAGAGCTATCCTGTTGAAACAATAATTAGTCAAAATCATCAGAGAGACGATTCAAGCGAAACACAGATGGTTACCTTGACGGTGAATTGATGGACGGATCTCTCGGGAACCGAAACAGAAGcacccatctctctctctctctttcgaaaatgaaaaacaaagagAGCAACCTTTTATTTATGTCCTTTTTCCGAGCGGGACTCCGCTTTTTGCTCTCTGTGGCACTTACATTACATGAAGTTTTGCCTTTCATTAGAAATAATCCAAGATAGTTGAATCTTGTTATACTATATTCCCATATTATATTATTCATGTACGAGGATGTCTACTCATTCAATTCCACCTCAAAAATAGCATCAGAAACTATTTTACTGAAACACTATTACAATGGAAGGGAGTGAAGAATATACATCATATACCTCTCCAAGCTGAAAATCCACATAACCAAataatgttgacaaaaaaatataaagaagagCATAAAGACACgtgctctctctctttctctttctctcttacCATTTTATCACCCTCTCTGCTTTTTATTTTTGAGGTTCTGGTTCCAGAAGAAAAACATATCATATGTACATACAGACTATCTTCAGAATCATTGACAAGGAAATGCGAAACTATCTTCAGAATCATTGACAAGGAAATGCGAAACACCATCACTGCTAGAAGAGGGAGGAAGCAATTCCTTACTCTAATGGCGAAATGGATGCGATGAACATGGAGTCTTCTCTGCTCATTAATCTTGTTATTaccttgtttttctttcttttgccaAGGTGTAACAAACTCTAGATCTTCTTTTTGTAAAATCTAACTTCTTCATTTATAAGATATTTaccttttagcaaaaaaaaatatgtacataCTCACTTCGTCAACAACCCTAAGAACATGTCCAATGGGGATTCTTAACAAAAAATccttaataaaaaatattataataatatgtgGGGCCCATTAAATTTAAGAGTTTGTGCCAAATTAATCCTTAGCTAAGAATCAGATTTGTTACTGTGCGCGGATCCCACCTGCCACGTGGGATTCCGCGATTGGctcctttctttttatttttttttagctaaaaaataaaataaaaataataaaataatttaaaaaacttaTCATGGTTATAGAGCCAAGAGTATCAGCATTGTGGATGGTCTTACTTCCACTACTAGCCTATCTCTTTTCTAAATTAGAGCCACATCACGTCGGTGTTTTTCCTTCTAGCTTTCACACCACCCTTTACTACTTTCCGTCTCTCTCAAGTTTCTCTAGTCATGACCTCTCTAATGCCACATGCCTGGATCCGTAAATCAACAAATTATTTTCGGTTTTGTCGTCAGTGATTCTTTACTCCATTATTAAATCCCCAATAAACTTCAACTGTCAGAAGACACATATGCCACGATTCCAGTAAAGGTAAATATAATATCTTGGGACACAATCTTATGAAATAGTATGTTATGTATGATGACTCACTAGAAGATGAGTAAATAACTGCTTTTCATGTCTCTGCAAGAGTGGATTTCCAGATAAACAGAATAAATACTTCAAAAAGCCAAGGAGCATAAACGTTTCCTTACCTCTCATTCCAAGTGGAACAGATCCTTCCAAAAAAAACTCTCACTTGTTTCGGTCTTTAGGCCTAATatggtatttttctttttgaacaaattttatttactaTGGTATTTTGCATTGTCGGTTTTGTTATGAATGCTTCCTTTACATAGGGCTATGTCTCTGGATTTATTCTTCTTTCTTTGGTTATGTATTTCACAATGTATTCCCTCCTCGTGAATGATATAGAATTtcagttgaccaaaaaaaaagatcattttACGTAGCTAGGAGTGCATCGTGGGAGGCCAAACGGAGGAAAAAAGTGTTGTGGTGGAGCTTAACTATGTCCACAGAAAATTCTTCCAAGCCCTCATCATGCAGAATAATGCGGGTAAAATTTTGATCTGACCAATATTCCTTAAGAAAAAGCATGATGCTCCCACAATCCTATATTAGTATCGTATTTTCTTTACAAACAACTCTTGGTACCTAACCTACCACTTCAAGTTGAGGGCCAAATCAAGAAGGGCTTCAACTTGACGGATGGTTCGCTTCTTCTCTTGCTGCTTCAACTTACGTGCTATCGCTTCAGGGTCTCCTTTCTTACCAGCTTCCTCCTCGTCTTCCTCTATTAATCTCACTTCATGCAGCAATGCATCAACTTCTCTTACAAAGTCTACTCTCAGAAGGGTGTTGTCTGTCTCAACGGGCGACCGTAACGGTCCTTTATGCTGCAAACACAGCGTATttgattcatatatttttttttggcgcTAAGGTAAGCAAGACAAcaaggaaaagaaaaaggaCAAAAGGGAGGCACCATATCAATGTCGAAACCGGGTGGCATTAGAATGCTGAAGGGGTCTTCCCGTGGGAATGTCTCAGCCATTCGTTTTCTGCAGTCTTTGAGCCAAGAATCGTCTCCAAAGCCATCATGCATGTTTAGAAGACCATTCAGCAGCTTCATCGCAGGACTTGCTTGCCGTTTTAAGATCTCTGTCTGAAATGAGCCAAAtatcagaaaaagaaaagagagagagagagagtggttTTTAATCATCTGACAGAATAAACTAAATGTCTTTGTAACAGACAAAACTACGAatttataccaaaaaatattattagctAGTTAAGTTAAGGTGCAATTAAAAATCTCCACAGATTAGAAGCAAAATgatatatttccatttttttttataataataataattattattaatagatTATGAGGTAGGCCTGAATGGACCCTTTTTGTTTCCTCTTTCTCTTGGTGCATATAACATGTTAAAAGTCGGAAGGAAACCCTAAGCAAGAAGCTAAGCTAAAGATCGAGAACTGAGGGTAGGGAAGATGTTTAACTACAAGGCTAAGCCTAAGTACGCGAATGCTAAAACGGCGGTGTGGTGGGACATGAACTGCTGTCCGGTTCCAGAAGGTTATGATGCTGGTCGGGTTCGGCCGAGTATAGAAGGGGCGCTGAAGGAGTTGGGATACTATGGTCCTGTAACCATCACTGCCATGGGCGACCTGACGGAAGCACATCCTCACTTCCTGCAAAGGCTCTCTTCCACTGGAATCGTTGTTCAACACGCCGTCAACGGTTAGTTAATTTATCCTCCTCTTGaatttttaattaagttttttggAAGTTTTGTGGATTCTTCAAACTTGTCCTTTCACAGCTAGGTTAGCCACACTCGTTTTCAATGATTTGATGGAATTCAAAAGAAATAATCTACCACCAGCTACAATAATGCTCATATCCGGTAAGTTGGACGGCCAATTGAATTTCCCTCTTGGCCGGAATCAACAAATTCAAAGTGGATACAACCTTGTTCTGGCGAGTTCATCTGGTGGGTCTCTGCAACGTCTCCACCATACTGCAGATTGGCGCTGGAAAACCCTACTGGAGGCGGCGGCAGATTCAGTGTCTCAGGACACAACAACAAGTTATGTTCTTCGGAAATGCAGTTCCTCTACCTTGTCGTCATTTGTTTGCAGAGCATGCAAATTTACTGGCCTAAGCGTTGCAAGTTTCACCAGTCATCTCTCCACTGAAGAACATAAAAAGACGGTAAGTTCACCCTCCTTCCTCGTGCTTGCTTCTTGTATCAAATACATTGTCTAACTATTTGAATTGATTTCTCAACAGGacaaggaggagaagaagaacttCAGTGTGCCAGACTTCTCACCTTTCATAACAGTAAAGGCAAGTTTTAACTACTACttagtatgttttttttttttttttctgacagTTGTTGGTTTATTGACGTTTTTAGATGAACGACCAAGCCGCGCCTGAGTACGTGAATTCTAAAACGGCTGTGTGGTGGGACATGGACAC is drawn from Brassica rapa cultivar Chiifu-401-42 chromosome A05, CAAS_Brap_v3.01, whole genome shotgun sequence and contains these coding sequences:
- the LOC103866325 gene encoding probable glutathione peroxidase 4 isoform X2: MGASVSVPERSVHQFTVKDSSGKDVNLSIYQGKVLLLVNVASKCGFTESNYTQLTELYRKYKDQGFEILAFPCNQFLYQEPGTSQEAHEFACTRFQAEYPVFQKVRVNGQNAAPLYKFLKASKPTFLGSRIKWNFTKFLVSKDGIVIDRYGTMATPLSIEKDIKKALEEA
- the LOC103866325 gene encoding probable glutathione peroxidase 4 isoform X1 codes for the protein MGASVSVPERSVHQFTVKDSSGKDVNLSIYQGKVLLLVNVASKCGFTESNYTQLTELYRKYKDQGFEILAFPCNQFLYQEPGTSQEAHEFACTRFQAEYPVFQKVRVNGQNAAPLYKFLKASKPTFLGSRIKWNFTKFLVSKDGIVIDRYGTMATPLSIEVCIHSLRIQIVLSYTIICDVGFMFCG
- the LOC103867720 gene encoding protein PALE CRESS, chloroplastic, with the protein product MKLLNGLLNMHDGFGDDSWLKDCRKRMAETFPREDPFSILMPPGFDIDMHKGPLRSPVETDNTLLRVDFVREVDALLHEVRLIEEDEEEAGKKGDPEAIARKLKQQEKKRTIRQVEALLDLALNLKW
- the LOC103866327 gene encoding uncharacterized protein LOC103866327 isoform X2 — its product is MFNYKAKPKYANAKTAVWWDMNCCPVPEGYDAGRVRPSIEGALKELGYYGPVTITAMGDLTEAHPHFLQRLSSTGIVVQHAVNARLATLVFNDLMEFKRNNLPPATIMLISDWRWKTLLEAAADSVSQDTTTSYVLRKCSSSTLSSFVCRACKFTGLSVASFTSHLSTEEHKKTDKEEKKNFSVPDFSPFITVKMNDQAAPEYVNSKTAVWWDMDTCPLPDGYDARRVRPSIEGALKDLGYYGPVTISAMGNLENAHPHVLQGLSSTGILLQHTTRVRSYIYHDLRMFKVDNPPPATIMLISDQVEPVLSIFLSLDQQKSYYNLVLARTFTPPSMSCLCHTAEWLWQTLLARSPETTSCVLRNSASSFLCGSCNFTALSVTDFSRHLSSEEHKKEEFFSIKSSLPEDSDEGEESMAKIPKRKRSRKKKHSG
- the LOC103866327 gene encoding uncharacterized protein LOC103866327 isoform X1 codes for the protein MFNYKAKPKYANAKTAVWWDMNCCPVPEGYDAGRVRPSIEGALKELGYYGPVTITAMGDLTEAHPHFLQRLSSTGIVVQHAVNARLATLVFNDLMEFKRNNLPPATIMLISGKLDGQLNFPLGRNQQIQSGYNLVLASSSGGSLQRLHHTADWRWKTLLEAAADSVSQDTTTSYVLRKCSSSTLSSFVCRACKFTGLSVASFTSHLSTEEHKKTDKEEKKNFSVPDFSPFITVKMNDQAAPEYVNSKTAVWWDMDTCPLPDGYDARRVRPSIEGALKDLGYYGPVTISAMGNLENAHPHVLQGLSSTGILLQHTTRVRSYIYHDLRMFKVDNPPPATIMLISDQVEPVLSIFLSLDQQKSYYNLVLARTFTPPSMSCLCHTAEWLWQTLLARSPETTSCVLRNSASSFLCGSCNFTALSVTDFSRHLSSEEHKKEEFFSIKSSLPEDSDEGEESMAKIPKRKRSRKKKHSG